A single region of the Geobacillus subterraneus genome encodes:
- the cccB gene encoding cytochrome c551, protein MKWKLATVFLGASLALAACGGGDDNAGEQNGGNNNGGGDTVAAAEQIYQQNCASCHGQDLSGGVGPNLQKVGSKYSTDEIKDVIVNGRGAMPAGIIQGEDADKVAEWLAAKK, encoded by the coding sequence ATGAAGTGGAAATTAGCAACCGTGTTCCTTGGCGCTTCGCTGGCGCTTGCAGCATGCGGCGGCGGTGATGACAACGCCGGGGAGCAAAACGGCGGCAATAACAACGGCGGAGGGGATACCGTTGCTGCTGCTGAGCAAATTTATCAGCAAAACTGTGCATCATGCCACGGTCAAGACCTTTCAGGAGGGGTCGGTCCGAACTTACAAAAAGTAGGAAGCAAATATTCGACAGATGAAATTAAAGATGTCATCGTCAACGGCCGCGGCGCTATGCCTGCAGGGATCATCCAAGGCGAAGACGCCGACAAAGTGG